The following proteins are co-located in the Gloeocapsa sp. PCC 7428 genome:
- a CDS encoding type II toxin-antitoxin system HigB family toxin translates to MHVITRSRLVEFWKKHPDSQKSLLLWYKITTNASWQNFVELPEVFPSADQVGKLIVFNIGGNKYRLIAFIDYTYQKVFIRYVLTHSEYDQDDWKKDNWYR, encoded by the coding sequence ATGCACGTTATTACTCGTTCTCGTCTTGTTGAGTTTTGGAAAAAACACCCTGATTCTCAAAAGAGTTTACTTCTTTGGTACAAAATTACAACTAATGCAAGTTGGCAGAATTTTGTAGAGTTACCTGAAGTTTTTCCCTCGGCTGACCAAGTTGGAAAATTGATCGTTTTTAATATTGGTGGTAACAAGTATCGACTAATTGCTTTTATTGATTACACATACCAAAAAGTGTTTATTCGCTATGTTCTTACTCACTCTGAGTACGATCAAGATGATTGGAAAAAAGATAACTGGTATAGGTAG
- a CDS encoding type II toxin-antitoxin system HigA family antitoxin, whose amino-acid sequence MSTTASDNYIELLQNFPPRPIKSEADRQVVQEVIDNLLDNEITPEKQDYLNVLGILVYEYEEKSLSIPDLSGLELLKALIDEFDLKQKDLIPIFKTESIVSEILNGKRSFTVEHIEKLADFFHVSPAVFFPQSSIIAPRSSK is encoded by the coding sequence ATGTCTACTACTGCATCTGATAATTATATTGAACTTTTACAAAATTTCCCGCCTCGCCCAATCAAATCAGAGGCAGATCGACAAGTCGTTCAAGAAGTCATTGATAATCTACTTGATAACGAAATAACGCCAGAAAAACAAGATTATCTTAATGTACTAGGAATTCTGGTTTATGAATACGAGGAAAAATCTTTATCAATTCCAGATTTAAGTGGTCTTGAGTTACTCAAAGCATTGATTGATGAATTTGATCTTAAACAAAAAGATCTTATTCCTATTTTTAAAACTGAATCTATTGTATCTGAAATACTTAATGGAAAACGTAGCTTTACTGTAGAGCATATTGAAAAATTAGCTGATTTCTTTCACGTTTCTCCCGCTGTTTTCTTTCCTCAATCATCAATAATAGCACCACGTTCTAGCAAGTAA
- a CDS encoding pentapeptide repeat-containing protein yields MTNAANQLLKQGIIQYQTNAFAEALQSWQQALNLYRTDQDLQREGAALGNLGAAYQALGNLPDAIRCFEQHLVLAQRIGDRKGQVNALLNLRNAYLALDNATKASEYHQQQLALAQEILTSSTADNFTKVATLLGLNPIEDFAGANLHGANLSNTNLKAANLQGAKLSRCNLSYANLNSANLAHAILNNADLKLADLSRANLSNACLAGANLSNANLRDANLQGADLQNADLRCLMPRANLYGAILTSANLCSAYLQNANLRGANLTGALLQQADLSSADLSYANLSNADLTHGELNNVKVENTQIQGVKGLSAEMKRYLLERGAIIDD; encoded by the coding sequence ATGACTAATGCTGCCAATCAACTACTCAAACAAGGAATTATCCAATATCAAACAAACGCGTTTGCGGAAGCCTTACAATCTTGGCAACAAGCATTAAATTTGTATCGCACAGATCAAGATCTGCAACGCGAAGGCGCAGCGTTAGGAAACTTGGGTGCAGCGTATCAAGCTTTAGGAAATTTACCCGATGCGATCAGGTGTTTTGAGCAACATTTAGTTTTAGCGCAGCGAATAGGCGATCGCAAAGGTCAAGTTAATGCATTATTAAACTTAAGAAACGCTTACTTAGCCCTTGATAATGCAACAAAAGCGAGTGAATATCACCAGCAGCAGTTAGCTTTAGCACAAGAAATTTTAACTTCCTCCACCGCTGATAATTTTACAAAAGTTGCCACATTGCTTGGTTTAAACCCAATTGAAGATTTTGCTGGAGCCAACTTACATGGTGCTAATCTGAGCAATACAAATCTCAAAGCAGCAAATCTGCAAGGTGCCAAGTTGAGTCGTTGCAATCTCAGTTACGCCAATCTCAATTCTGCTAATTTAGCGCACGCAATTCTCAACAATGCGGACCTCAAACTTGCTGATTTAAGTCGTGCTAACTTATCTAATGCTTGTTTAGCCGGTGCTAATCTTAGCAATGCAAATCTCCGCGATGCCAACTTGCAAGGTGCTGATTTGCAAAATGCCGATTTACGCTGTTTAATGCCTCGTGCTAACCTCTATGGGGCAATACTAACGAGTGCTAACTTGTGTAGTGCATATCTGCAAAATGCAAACCTTCGTGGTGCTAATCTCACGGGGGCGCTACTGCAACAAGCTGATTTGAGTAGTGCAGATTTGAGTTATGCAAACTTAAGTAACGCAGATTTAACTCACGGGGAACTTAATAACGTGAAAGTAGAAAACACTCAAATACAAGGAGTAAAGGGACTTTCTGCTGAGATGAAACGTTACTTGCTAGAACGTGGTGCTATTATTGATGATTGA